A window of Dromiciops gliroides isolate mDroGli1 chromosome X, mDroGli1.pri, whole genome shotgun sequence contains these coding sequences:
- the GDPD2 gene encoding glycerophosphoinositol inositolphosphodiesterase GDPD2, with protein sequence MSPPLGPSQAFNMAESPGCCSVWARCLLGLYSCHCKKPSKEKMPTSKCDCLWFGLLSTTFLLSLGWLYIGLILLNDLHNFNEFLFRHWGHWLDWSLVLLPVASVLVIYSSLLLLLALFLHLCGQPLHLHWLHKGLLSLTVLLVAAALVGLEIQWQEEWRSLRLSLQATAPFLHIGAVIALTLLAWPVADAFYRSQRRGPKVLLLLLFIGAALAIYLAPLGISSPCLMESRQLPPKPKLVGHRGAPMLAPENTLMSLRKTAECGASVFETDVMVSSDGVPFLMHDERLDRTTNVASVFPTRAAGHSSDFSWAELKQLNAGTWFLERQPFWGAKKLTGPEQQEVENQMVPSLTELLVAAAPLNLSIMFDLRRPPPNHTYHHAFVNCTLDAVLRAGVPQAMVLWLPDEDRAEVQLRAPGLRQVYGYRKENGTERPQLLNLPYQDLPLTDIKLLQRDNVSVNLFVVNKPWLFSLLWCAGAASVTTNACQLLQQLSHPVWLIPPQTYLMIWTVSDCVSVLLLLWIFFLQGKCARERKQPVSETAVLLTKINIMLE encoded by the exons ATGTCCCCTCCCCTAGGACCTAGTCAGGCCTTCAACATGGCAGAGTCTCCCGGCTGCTGTTCTGTGTGGGCCCGCTGCCTCCTCGGCCTGTACAGCTGTCACTGCAAGAAACCTTCCAAAGAGAAGATGCCTACCAGCAAG TGTGACTGTCTCTGGTTTGGCCTCCTGTCCACCACCTTCCTCCTGTCACTGGGCTGGTTGTACATCGGGCTTATTCTGCTCAATGATCTACACAATTTCAATGA GTTCTTGTTTCGACACTGGGGACACTGGCTGGATTGGTCCCTCGTGCTGCTGCCCGTTGCCTCTGTACTGGTCATATATTCCTCCCTGCTGCTG CTCCTGGCCCTGTTCCTTCATCTATGTGGGCAGCCTCTGCACCTCCACTGGCTTCACAAG GGGCTCCTGTCACTGACTGTGCTGCTAGTGGCTGCTGCCCTGGTGGGGTTGGAAATCCAATGGCAGGAGGAGTGGAGAAGCCTTCGCTTGTCATTGCAG GCCACAGCCCCATTTCTGCATATTGGAGCAGTGATTGCGCTCACCCTCCTGGCCTGGCCAGTGGCTGATGCCTTCTACAGGTCTCAGAGAAGAG GCCCCAAGGTGCTGTTACTACTCCTGTTTATTGGCGCAGCCCTGGCTATCTACCTGGCACCCCTGGGCATCTCATCACCGTGCCTAATGGAGTCCAGACAACTCCCCCCCAAGCCCAAGCTGGTGGGGCACCGAGGGGCTCCCATG CTGGCCCCTGAGAACACACTGATGTCCCTCCGGAAGACCGCCGAGTGTGGGGCTTCTGTGTTTGAGACAGATGTGATGGTCAG CTCCGACGGAGTCCCCTTCCTCATGCATGACGAGCGCCTGGACAGGACAACCAATGTGGCTTCTGTGTTCCCCACCCGAGCTGCAGGACACAGCAGTGACTTCTCTTGGGCCGAACTGAAGCAGTTAAATGCAGGGACCTGGTTCCTGGAG AGGCAGCCATTCTGGGGAGCCAAGAAACTCACAGGCCCTGAGCAGCAGGAAGTCGAGAACCAGATGGTGCCATCGCTGACTGAGCTGCTGGTGGCAGCTGCTCCCCTCAATCTCTCCATCATGTTTGACTTGCGACGACCCCCACCCAACCACACGTACCACCATGCCTTCGTCAATTGCACCCTGGATGCTGTTCTGAGGGCTGGGGTGCCCCAGGCCATG GTACTGTGGCTGCCAGATGAAGACCGGGCTGAGGTACAACTCCGAGCACCTGGACTTCGCCAAGTGTATGGATATCGAAAGGAGAATGGGACTGAGCGGCCCCAGCTCCTCAACCTGCCTTACCAGGACCTACCACTGACAGACATCAA GCTCCTGCAGCGTGACAACGTCTCTGTGAACCTATTTGTGGTGAACAAGCCGTGGCTCTTCTCCCTGCTCTGGTGTGCTGGGGCTGCCTCGGTCACCACCAATGCCTGCCAGCTGCTGCAGCAGCTGTCCCATCCAGTCTGGCTCATT CCCCCCCAAACCTACCTGATGATCTGGACTGTCTCAGACTGTGTGTCTGTGCTGCTGCTTCTCTGGATCTTCTTCCTACAGGG GAAATGTGCCAGGGAGAGAAAGCAACCCG TCTCAGAGACTGCTGTGCTGCTGACCAAGATAAACATCATGCTGGAATGA